The genomic region GTTGTCCGCCACGCAGCCGCCGCCGCACCGCGCGGGGTCCAGGTACCAGCGGTCCCGGCCGACGTACTCCTCGATCCGCTCGAAGTAGCGGACCCGGACCCGCCTGACCGGGTTGTCGGCCGGAGCGGCCGGCAGGGCGAGCACCGGGGCGTTGTAGCGGCGGTGGAAGGCGGTGAACAGCACGGTGCCGCGCTCGGCGGCCAGCGCCGTCAGCGCCCGGGCCTCGGCGAGCCTGGTGGCCAGCGGCTTCTCCACACAGACCGGCAGACCGGCCGCGAGCAGGTCGCGGCAGAGCGCGGCGTGCGCGTCGTCGGGCACGGTGACGACCACCCCGGCCAACTCGGGGTGGGCGGCGAGCATGGCGCGGTGGTCGCGGTAGGCGGGCACGGTGGCGTCCCGCAGCGCCGCCTCGTTCAGGTCGCAGACGGCGGCCAGCCGGAAGGCGGGGTCCGCCTCGATGGCGGCCAGGTAGAAGCGGGAGATGACGCCGAGGCCGATGACGGCCAGCGGGCGGGGGCCGGTCTTCGGGCCGGGGTCGGTACGTGTGCTCATGCGGCGCCGCCGATCGGTCGGGGAGCGGTCAGGCCGCTGTCGGCGGCCAACTCGGTCAGCTCCTGGAAGCGGGCCGGCGACAGGTGCACCCCGCTGATCAGCTGACGGGCCGCCAGCTCGCCCTCGGGGTGGCCCGGGTAGCTCACCGGCCGGGTCGGGTCGACCGGCGGGCAGTCCAGCAGGCTGCCGAACAGCCCGGTGGCCTGGGCGGCGAACTCCGCGCCGTCGCGCAGCGCGCCCGGTGCGACGGCCAGCGTCAGGTAGCCGATGTCGTCGTCGCGTCCGGTCGGGCCGCCGTCGCCGGCCAGCGCCTGCTGGGCCGGGCCGAGGCCCGCGCCGGCCAGCAGCGCGCCCAGCACCTCGACCACCAGCCCGAGCCCGTACCCCTTGAAGGCGCCGGTCTCCGGCCGACTGCCCAGCCAGAGCAGGTGCGCCTCGCCGCGGTCGAAGGCGGCCGGGTCGGTGACCGGCGCCCCGTCCTGGTCGGCCACCCAGCCCTCCGGGATCCGCTGCCCGGCGCGGGCGGCGGCCCGGACCCGGCCGGTCGGCACCGCCGTGGTGCTCATGTCCAGGACGAACGGGTGCAGTCGCCCGCCCGCCGGGGCGGCCACGCTGAGCGGGTTGGTGCCGAGCATCGCGGGCCGGCCGCCCGGCGGACGGGCGATCCGCTGCCGGCCGCAGTTCGCCGCCAGCAGGCCGATCATGCCGCGCCGGGCGGCCCGCAGGGTGTGGAAGCCGGCGCAGCCCAGGTGGGTGGCGCCGCGCACCGAGACCAGGCCGATGCCGTGGGTGGCGGCCCGCTCCACCGCCAGGTCCATCGCGGCCGGGGCCGCCCACAGGCCGAGCGCCCGACGGTCGTCGAGCAGCACGGCGGCGCCGAGGTCGGTCAGCCGCTCCGGCTCGGCGAGCGGGTCGGCCCGCCGCTCGTCCAGCAGCGGGAGGTGGAGCCGGGTGAGGTTGACCAGGCCGTGCGAGGTGAGACCGGTGAGGTCGCCGTAGCAGAGCGCCTCGGCGGCGGTCCTGGCCCGGGCGGCGGGCAGGCCGCGGTCGGCGAACACCTCGGCGGTGAAGCGCAGCAGCTCGGGGTAGCGGACCAGGACGCCGGGGCGGCTCGTACCGTGCGGGGCGCCGAGGCGGGCGCCGTCGCCTTCGAGGGTGGAGGTCACGGGCATGCGGGGTGCGGCTCCTGGGTGCTCGGGCGGGGGGACGGGAGAGTGGCTGAAGCGGTGTCGAAGGCGGCGAGCAGGTCGGCGACGGCGCGGGCGAAGGCGGTCAGCTCGGCGGTGTGCACGAACTCGCCGTCGGCGTGGGCGTTGTTGCCGTCGAGGGTGCCCGGGCCGAGCACCACGGTGGTGGCCTCCGGGCGGCCGGCCAGCCAGATCGCGTCGCAGGTGAAGCCGGGCAGTTCGGCGGGCCAGGGAGCGATCCGGGCGGCGGCCAGCAGCTCGGTGAGCCGGC from Kitasatospora azatica KCTC 9699 harbors:
- a CDS encoding Gfo/Idh/MocA family protein, giving the protein MSTRTDPGPKTGPRPLAVIGLGVISRFYLAAIEADPAFRLAAVCDLNEAALRDATVPAYRDHRAMLAAHPELAGVVVTVPDDAHAALCRDLLAAGLPVCVEKPLATRLAEARALTALAAERGTVLFTAFHRRYNAPVLALPAAPADNPVRRVRVRYFERIEEYVGRDRWYLDPARCGGGCVADNGPNAFDLVRLLLGEAELTVTRVRIDRDARGLDRQAVIELATAGPTPSRARVELDWSYPGELKDVEVTLADGTVHRADLLAGHPGFKESLWHEYRGILAAFGAALDDPAAHRDGGLAALELVHAAYRLDGEQATHIAIRIPQEAR
- a CDS encoding Ldh family oxidoreductase; its protein translation is MPVTSTLEGDGARLGAPHGTSRPGVLVRYPELLRFTAEVFADRGLPAARARTAAEALCYGDLTGLTSHGLVNLTRLHLPLLDERRADPLAEPERLTDLGAAVLLDDRRALGLWAAPAAMDLAVERAATHGIGLVSVRGATHLGCAGFHTLRAARRGMIGLLAANCGRQRIARPPGGRPAMLGTNPLSVAAPAGGRLHPFVLDMSTTAVPTGRVRAAARAGQRIPEGWVADQDGAPVTDPAAFDRGEAHLLWLGSRPETGAFKGYGLGLVVEVLGALLAGAGLGPAQQALAGDGGPTGRDDDIGYLTLAVAPGALRDGAEFAAQATGLFGSLLDCPPVDPTRPVSYPGHPEGELAARQLISGVHLSPARFQELTELAADSGLTAPRPIGGAA